In Caldilineales bacterium, the following proteins share a genomic window:
- the aceB gene encoding malate synthase A, which translates to MTPGIQILGPVTPEAAEVLSPPALAFVAALHRRFDDRRRDLLRARIARQESFDRGALPDFLPETVEVRAADWRVAETPPDLQKRWVEITGPVERKMMINAFNSGASVFMADFEDALSPSWENVIQGQINLIDAVRRRIGYTSPEGKDYRLNEQIATLLVRPRGWHLTERHLLVDGRPVSASLFDFGLTFFHNAHELIQRGSGPYFYLPKLESHLEARLWNDVFVAAQHAIGLPAGVIRATVLIETILAAFEMDEILYELRDHASGLNAGRWDYMFSCIKKFRARADLILPDRGQVTMAVPFMRAYCQLLVKTCHRRQAHAIGGMAAYIPSRRDPVVNEKALAAVRADKEREAGDGFDGTWVAHPDLTPTAWEIFARTLGERPHQKERLRQDVAVEAGQLLDFRIEGGTITEAGFRTNVSVALQYLDAWLLGNGAAAINNLMEDTATAEISRSQLWQWLHNRAHLNDGRPVSADLYQQVRDEELARLGEGGRLSEAAVLLDELVLNPSFIEFLTYLAYDHLA; encoded by the coding sequence ATGACCCCCGGCATCCAAATCCTCGGCCCCGTCACTCCCGAAGCCGCCGAAGTCCTCAGCCCGCCCGCCCTGGCCTTCGTGGCCGCCCTGCACCGTCGCTTCGACGACCGCCGGCGCGACCTGCTGCGGGCGCGCATCGCCCGCCAGGAGAGCTTCGACCGCGGCGCCCTGCCCGACTTCCTGCCGGAGACGGTCGAGGTGCGAGCCGCAGATTGGCGCGTGGCCGAGACCCCGCCCGACTTGCAGAAACGCTGGGTCGAGATCACCGGCCCGGTCGAGCGCAAGATGATGATCAACGCCTTCAACTCTGGCGCCAGCGTCTTCATGGCCGACTTCGAGGACGCACTGTCGCCATCGTGGGAGAACGTCATCCAGGGCCAGATCAACCTCATCGACGCCGTCCGCAGGCGCATCGGCTACACCAGCCCGGAAGGCAAAGACTACCGGCTCAACGAGCAGATCGCCACCCTGCTCGTGCGCCCGCGCGGCTGGCATCTGACCGAGCGGCATCTGTTGGTGGATGGCCGGCCGGTCTCGGCCAGCCTGTTCGATTTCGGCCTCACCTTCTTTCACAACGCCCACGAACTGATCCAGCGCGGCAGCGGCCCCTATTTCTACCTGCCCAAGCTCGAAAGCCACCTGGAAGCCCGGCTGTGGAACGATGTCTTCGTCGCCGCCCAACACGCCATCGGCCTGCCGGCGGGCGTCATCCGGGCCACCGTCCTGATCGAGACCATCCTCGCCGCCTTCGAGATGGACGAAATCCTCTACGAATTGCGCGACCATGCTTCGGGGTTGAACGCCGGCCGTTGGGACTACATGTTCAGTTGCATCAAGAAATTCCGGGCGCGGGCCGACCTGATCCTGCCCGACCGCGGCCAGGTGACGATGGCCGTGCCCTTCATGCGCGCCTATTGCCAACTGCTGGTCAAGACCTGCCATCGCCGTCAGGCCCACGCCATTGGCGGCATGGCAGCCTACATCCCCAGCCGTCGCGACCCAGTCGTGAACGAGAAGGCGCTGGCAGCCGTGCGCGCCGACAAAGAACGCGAGGCCGGCGACGGCTTCGATGGCACCTGGGTGGCGCATCCCGACCTGACCCCCACCGCCTGGGAAATCTTTGCCCGCACCCTGGGCGAGCGCCCACACCAAAAAGAGCGACTGCGCCAAGATGTGGCGGTCGAGGCGGGCCAACTGCTGGATTTCCGCATCGAGGGCGGGACCATCACCGAGGCAGGGTTCCGCACCAATGTCAGCGTCGCCCTGCAATACCTGGACGCCTGGCTGCTGGGCAACGGCGCCGCCGCCATCAACAACCTGATGGAAGACACCGCCACCGCCGAAATCTCGCGCTCGCAACTGTGGCAATGGCTGCACAATCGCGCCCATCTGAACGACGGACGTCCGGTCAGCGCCGACCTGTATCAGCAGGTGCGGGACGAAGAATTGGCCCGTTTGGGCGAGGGCGGGCGGCTGAGCGAGGCCGCCGTCCTCCTCGATGAGCTGGTGCTGAACCCCTCCTTCATCGAATTCCTCACCTATCTGGCTTACGACCACCTGGCCTGA
- a CDS encoding MBL fold metallo-hydrolase: MHPNSFRFALGQAAITVFRSAGFRAPLHELMVVPEPDRTPKLNRLLDEPTTFPCWSIHIALGPASVLVDPGRYIAPPDDPWWLPAAEIPPDLSAQLPAAGIDPASLTHVVITHLHDDHFGAAWCASTPCFPNARHLLGRPDWDSADFRQWLADPDSSAHRILGGLHDRGLVELVEGARTLVEGIDLIPAPGETPGHQIVRVHSRGRTLYCLGDLYHHALEVSRPEWMAAWTDAEAAGRSRAMLVERALAEDALLIATHIPAPGRLRRTPAGVEWQPAEDLPVMSYREEHSSATRQN, translated from the coding sequence ATGCACCCGAATTCGTTCCGCTTTGCGCTTGGTCAGGCGGCGATCACAGTTTTTCGCAGCGCCGGCTTCCGCGCTCCCTTGCACGAGTTGATGGTCGTCCCTGAACCCGACCGGACGCCCAAACTCAACCGGCTGCTGGATGAACCGACCACTTTTCCTTGTTGGAGCATCCACATCGCCCTCGGCCCGGCCTCGGTGCTGGTCGATCCCGGCCGCTACATCGCCCCGCCCGACGACCCCTGGTGGCTCCCCGCCGCCGAAATCCCGCCCGACCTGAGCGCGCAACTGCCCGCCGCCGGCATCGACCCGGCCTCGCTCACGCACGTGGTCATCACCCACCTCCACGATGACCATTTCGGCGCTGCCTGGTGTGCATCGACGCCGTGTTTCCCCAACGCCCGCCACCTCTTGGGCCGCCCCGACTGGGACTCCGCCGACTTCCGACAGTGGCTGGCCGACCCGGACTCTTCGGCCCATCGAATCCTGGGCGGGCTCCATGACCGGGGGCTGGTGGAGCTGGTCGAGGGCGCTCGAACCCTGGTCGAGGGCATCGACCTGATCCCCGCGCCCGGCGAGACCCCCGGCCACCAGATCGTGCGTGTGCATTCCCGTGGGCGAACGCTCTACTGTCTGGGCGATCTCTATCACCATGCCCTGGAAGTAAGCCGGCCGGAGTGGATGGCCGCATGGACGGACGCCGAGGCCGCTGGCCGCAGCCGGGCGATGCTGGTCGAGCGCGCTCTGGCCGAGGACGCCCTGCTGATCGCCACCCACATCCCTGCGCCGGGCCGGCTTCGGCGCACCCCTGCCGGCGTCGAATGGCAGCCTGCGGAGGATTTGCCAGTTATGAGTTATCGAGAAGAGCACTCGTCCGCTACTAGGCAGAACTGA